A genomic region of Chlorobaculum parvum NCIB 8327 contains the following coding sequences:
- a CDS encoding protoporphyrinogen/coproporphyrinogen oxidase, giving the protein MRVAVIGSGISGIAAAFYLAKRQVRVDLFESEKQIGGRVGSDLLQGRWVDFGGKNIGNYYNHFREFAKTYGNPEYEYFGINTSQLLNGRLISISREGYPLLNIFKLVQLCGLQGIIRLYPHIKAIWNDRSQGVLGSDCFKSLSDQFDHLTLDQYLNRQCIDNVIRPITVRMNGAEPEECYPGNFGSNLGLALDSFEQLSIGMHDLLNTFANNYESDSHRILTGHHITAITKDRDTFRIDYLHQGIPGTGNYDKVISALPAHSLAALLQNERPEVAELLRQISYYPVSVAIVKYSDDVFQKKRRAMVFGRNLPLSNAGAYGLNDLDMVRYTFSGKASRAAITEKTSPEEAIELAEKLASPYFNIQNNKKEGFVYRYFSKGLCAYSSRHHLLLEKIDKYISSFTGFGYTGDYRRGASIEACFRAAHECVETVIGN; this is encoded by the coding sequence ATGCGTGTAGCAGTTATTGGTAGCGGAATATCAGGCATTGCTGCTGCATTTTACCTTGCCAAACGGCAAGTAAGGGTAGACCTTTTTGAATCTGAAAAACAAATAGGCGGTAGAGTTGGTAGCGATTTACTGCAAGGGCGCTGGGTAGATTTCGGCGGTAAAAACATTGGAAATTACTACAATCATTTCCGTGAATTTGCCAAGACATACGGAAATCCAGAATACGAATATTTTGGAATCAACACATCCCAGCTGCTTAACGGACGCCTCATCTCCATTAGCCGCGAAGGATATCCATTGCTTAACATTTTCAAGCTCGTTCAACTGTGCGGCTTGCAAGGAATTATTCGTCTTTACCCTCACATCAAAGCAATCTGGAATGACCGAAGCCAAGGGGTGCTAGGCAGTGATTGTTTCAAATCGCTGAGCGATCAGTTTGACCATCTCACTCTTGACCAATACCTCAACCGCCAGTGTATCGACAATGTAATAAGACCGATCACAGTAAGAATGAACGGGGCTGAGCCCGAGGAATGCTATCCCGGTAATTTTGGCTCGAACCTTGGCCTTGCCTTGGACAGCTTCGAACAATTGAGCATTGGAATGCATGATCTGCTCAATACCTTCGCAAACAATTATGAGTCAGATTCGCACCGAATACTGACCGGGCACCATATCACCGCTATAACCAAAGACAGGGATACGTTTCGCATAGATTACCTGCACCAGGGAATTCCTGGCACGGGGAATTATGACAAAGTCATTTCAGCCCTTCCTGCTCATAGCTTGGCAGCTTTACTCCAGAATGAGAGACCGGAAGTAGCAGAATTGCTTCGTCAAATCAGCTATTATCCTGTAAGCGTAGCCATTGTAAAATACAGCGATGACGTATTTCAGAAAAAACGTCGGGCGATGGTTTTCGGCCGTAATTTACCATTGAGTAATGCGGGAGCTTATGGACTTAATGATCTGGATATGGTCAGATATACTTTTAGTGGTAAAGCATCAAGAGCCGCAATCACTGAAAAAACGTCCCCTGAGGAGGCAATTGAACTTGCTGAAAAGCTAGCAAGTCCTTACTTTAATATCCAGAACAATAAAAAAGAGGGCTTTGTGTACCGATACTTCTCTAAAGGGTTATGCGCATACTCATCCAGGCATCATCTGCTTCTTGAAAAAATAGATAAGTATATCAGTAGTTTTACAGGCTTCGGATACACTGGGGATTATCGTCGGGGAGCTTCGATTGAGGCCTGTTTCAGGGCAGCTCATGAGTGTGTGGAAACCGTAATTGGGAATTGA
- a CDS encoding AfsA-related hotdog domain-containing protein, whose amino-acid sequence MGFSNDELFGIDTAARLMGKLPLDLRSLINSPIAIGQNDALPNPIQKNMVHKQHDANVLVSEPFTIGGLRYFNIFSETAELKFDHDAPHFQGMLILEALRQAAIASAHYQGLPIDGKLALLNYNTNFHAFLERESPIVCRSYSDFTVDETSKDTEAGIYIQVFQWGRLCADTVLKAFACITNERYQQKEQRLKKITERYKSNFYSKLKKFHESTLSTPCV is encoded by the coding sequence TTGGGTTTCAGCAATGATGAGCTTTTCGGCATTGATACGGCAGCCCGCCTAATGGGGAAACTTCCGCTTGACCTCAGAAGCCTTATCAACAGTCCAATCGCCATTGGTCAAAATGATGCGTTGCCCAATCCAATACAGAAAAACATGGTTCACAAGCAACACGATGCCAACGTTTTGGTCTCGGAACCATTCACAATTGGAGGTCTGCGTTACTTCAATATTTTTTCAGAAACTGCCGAGCTAAAATTCGATCATGATGCACCACACTTCCAAGGAATGCTTATTCTCGAAGCATTGAGACAAGCTGCAATTGCAAGCGCTCATTACCAAGGATTACCGATCGATGGAAAACTTGCCCTGCTAAACTACAACACGAATTTTCACGCTTTTCTTGAGCGTGAATCACCTATAGTATGCAGGTCTTACAGCGATTTTACAGTAGACGAAACAAGTAAGGATACGGAAGCTGGAATCTATATTCAGGTTTTCCAGTGGGGTCGACTCTGTGCGGATACCGTTCTGAAAGCATTCGCATGCATTACCAATGAGCGTTATCAGCAAAAAGAACAACGCCTAAAAAAAATAACAGAACGGTATAAGTCAAATTTTTATTCGAAGCTCAAAAAATTTCATGAATCGACGTTATCAACACCATGCGTGTAG
- a CDS encoding nuclear transport factor 2 family protein yields the protein MQFQNAEDVLAQWVSGVCTGQIDNIVQLYHDNAILIPTFSPHTVCASEGIRNYFEQLSTRENLQVRLYEKSVKKQFLGGSAWVLSGMYAFEFEVDQLLLTFPSRFTFGLNLDHEKPILHHHSSQVPRNLS from the coding sequence ATGCAGTTCCAGAACGCTGAAGATGTACTTGCACAATGGGTATCCGGGGTTTGTACCGGTCAAATCGACAACATCGTACAGCTCTATCATGACAACGCCATTCTGATTCCCACTTTCTCTCCCCATACCGTTTGCGCCAGCGAAGGCATCCGCAACTACTTCGAACAACTCTCCACCCGCGAAAACCTGCAAGTCCGTCTGTACGAAAAGTCCGTCAAAAAGCAGTTTCTTGGCGGAAGCGCCTGGGTTTTGAGCGGCATGTACGCGTTCGAATTCGAAGTCGATCAACTGCTCCTCACCTTTCCGTCACGATTCACTTTCGGGCTCAATCTGGACCACGAAAAGCCGATCCTTCACCACCACTCTTCACAGGTACCAAGAAACCTGTCATGA
- a CDS encoding OmpA family protein — MKTIKKFSKPAALLLLASTATVTTGCQSTTNAGRGAGIGATSGAVIGGIIGSRSGSWAQGALIGAAIGGAGGAIIGDYMDKQAEEIRQEVGNADVERVGEGIRVVFDTGLLFSTNSSTLNPNSRYNIENLARVLNRYPDTNVVVEGHTDSIGSEATNQVLSERRAESVVSLLRAYGVYGNRLTAVGYGETRPVATNETEMGRRQNRRVEVLIYANNELKRQAETGQLRL; from the coding sequence ATGAAAACGATCAAGAAATTCTCGAAACCGGCGGCCTTGCTCCTCCTTGCTTCGACAGCTACTGTCACCACAGGCTGCCAGTCCACGACAAACGCTGGGCGCGGAGCCGGAATCGGCGCAACAAGCGGTGCGGTCATCGGCGGCATAATCGGCAGCAGAAGCGGCAGTTGGGCACAGGGCGCACTGATTGGGGCAGCCATAGGCGGCGCAGGCGGCGCGATTATCGGTGATTACATGGACAAACAGGCCGAGGAGATTCGCCAGGAAGTGGGCAACGCCGATGTCGAACGGGTCGGCGAAGGCATCCGGGTGGTCTTCGATACCGGACTGCTCTTTTCAACCAATTCGTCCACGCTCAACCCAAACAGCCGGTACAATATTGAAAACCTCGCCAGAGTCCTGAACCGCTACCCCGATACCAACGTGGTCGTTGAAGGACACACCGACAGCATCGGTTCAGAAGCCACCAACCAAGTTCTCTCGGAACGTCGAGCCGAATCGGTCGTATCCCTGTTGCGAGCCTACGGCGTTTATGGCAATCGACTAACGGCAGTCGGATATGGCGAAACCAGACCGGTAGCCACCAACGAAACAGAGATGGGACGCCGTCAGAATCGCCGTGTCGAAGTCCTGATCTATGCCAACAACGAACTGAAACGTCAGGCTGAAACAGGCCAGTTAAGACTCTAA
- a CDS encoding DUF2515 family protein has product MLRSRDEWQETAESVLPPEERYADRNRMITARYAGWYLENPGTLKWAGMAAFASRQVGLAIMAADLMTAPERDGSGNPLLALHRFGADWFMRADFEQIRQGNNNIYRDIAWAHAAYVGGGMAELEACASETEDSLLVQGFGMIDQGRALLRRDARSQEGERLIWEGNICLLRHEQVDVLQPIFDTLSVGGRITASFGSELDFSGALFPDSRYRTSFSLFHGYLETLTGLKSVANPDDRWRWVEQSVIPSWQAAERQMSAPCPTRNELQKMAACKQ; this is encoded by the coding sequence ATGTTGCGAAGCAGAGATGAGTGGCAGGAGACCGCCGAGTCGGTTTTGCCGCCGGAAGAGCGGTATGCCGACCGTAACCGCATGATTACCGCTCGCTATGCAGGCTGGTATCTCGAAAATCCCGGAACCCTGAAATGGGCCGGAATGGCGGCCTTTGCCTCCCGGCAGGTCGGCTTGGCCATCATGGCAGCCGATCTCATGACCGCGCCAGAGCGAGACGGTTCCGGTAACCCGTTGCTGGCACTTCACCGTTTCGGTGCGGACTGGTTCATGCGTGCCGATTTCGAACAGATTCGCCAGGGCAACAACAATATTTATCGTGACATCGCCTGGGCGCATGCCGCCTACGTTGGTGGCGGGATGGCCGAGCTGGAAGCGTGCGCTTCCGAGACAGAAGACAGCTTGCTGGTTCAGGGGTTCGGCATGATCGACCAAGGTCGCGCTCTGTTGCGCCGGGATGCCCGCAGTCAGGAGGGCGAGCGATTGATCTGGGAGGGCAATATCTGCCTGCTTCGTCACGAGCAGGTCGATGTGCTTCAGCCGATATTTGACACGCTGAGCGTCGGCGGGCGCATTACGGCTTCGTTCGGCAGCGAGCTCGATTTTTCAGGAGCGCTGTTTCCCGACTCCCGTTACCGTACCTCCTTCAGCTTGTTTCACGGTTATCTCGAGACACTTACGGGCCTGAAAAGCGTGGCCAATCCAGACGACCGGTGGCGTTGGGTCGAACAGAGCGTCATCCCCTCATGGCAGGCTGCAGAGCGACAGATGAGCGCACCGTGCCCGACCAGAAACGAGTTACAGAAAATGGCTGCCTGTAAGCAGTGA
- a CDS encoding ABC transporter permease, producing the protein MMLSIRETLIQAATSLAVNKMRSALTTLGVAVGVFSIIAVMTALDAVDRSIASGLSSLGANTFQIQKYPATVFGSGHSRNIYANRQDITWQQAQRFKKYMGDSASNIGLVVSLQGIQASYATEVTNPDITLSGGDENFALANGFDIVQGRNLNENDIRNASANIVLGSDLAAYLFREGQNPIGKTIKINGKAGRVVGVFSSKGPAFGQSQDNFVLIPITRFLEEVNQESSIAISVEATSQKTYQQTIDQAIGAMRLARGLTVKMPNDFEIRTNESLVESFRDIQNIIGTGAFIISFMALLTAGVGIMNIMLVSVTERTREIGIRMSVGAPRRSILQQFLLEALLLSLGGGLVGIALGAGAGNLVAVKFNLPVMFPWLWVIVSLTVCSAIGISFGLFPAWKASRLDPVTALHASR; encoded by the coding sequence ATGATGCTCTCGATCCGGGAAACCCTGATACAGGCCGCAACATCACTGGCGGTCAACAAGATGCGCTCGGCGCTTACCACGCTCGGCGTTGCCGTTGGCGTATTCTCGATCATCGCGGTGATGACGGCGCTCGACGCGGTTGACCGCTCGATTGCCTCGGGCCTGTCGAGCCTCGGTGCGAACACCTTTCAGATCCAGAAATATCCCGCCACGGTTTTCGGCAGCGGCCACAGCCGTAACATCTATGCCAACCGGCAGGATATCACCTGGCAGCAGGCACAGCGGTTCAAAAAGTACATGGGCGACAGCGCGAGCAACATCGGGCTTGTCGTGTCGCTTCAGGGCATCCAGGCCTCATACGCCACAGAGGTCACCAATCCTGACATCACCCTGTCGGGAGGAGATGAGAACTTTGCGCTGGCCAACGGTTTCGATATTGTGCAGGGACGAAATCTGAATGAAAACGACATCAGAAACGCCTCGGCTAATATCGTGCTTGGCAGCGATCTGGCTGCCTACCTGTTCCGGGAGGGGCAGAACCCGATCGGCAAGACGATCAAAATCAACGGCAAGGCGGGGCGCGTCGTCGGCGTGTTCAGTTCGAAAGGACCGGCATTCGGTCAGAGCCAGGACAACTTCGTCCTCATCCCGATCACCCGCTTCCTCGAAGAGGTGAATCAGGAGTCCAGCATAGCCATCAGCGTTGAGGCGACCTCGCAGAAAACCTACCAGCAGACCATCGATCAGGCCATCGGGGCAATGCGGCTCGCGCGCGGTCTGACGGTGAAAATGCCGAATGATTTCGAAATCAGAACCAATGAGTCGCTGGTGGAGTCATTTCGCGACATTCAGAACATTATCGGCACCGGCGCTTTCATCATCAGCTTCATGGCGCTGCTGACAGCAGGCGTGGGCATCATGAACATCATGCTGGTGAGCGTGACCGAACGGACGCGGGAGATCGGCATACGCATGTCGGTCGGCGCGCCGCGGCGCTCGATCTTGCAGCAGTTCCTGCTCGAAGCGCTGTTGCTTTCGCTGGGCGGTGGGCTCGTAGGTATCGCTCTGGGGGCGGGAGCGGGCAACCTGGTGGCGGTCAAATTCAACCTGCCAGTCATGTTCCCTTGGCTGTGGGTCATCGTGTCGCTGACGGTCTGCTCGGCAATCGGCATCTCGTTCGGCCTTTTCCCGGCCTGGAAAGCCTCACGGCTCGACCCGGTCACGGCGCTGCACGCTTCGAGGTAA
- a CDS encoding ABC transporter permease has protein sequence MNDRVRQLRYETIESLNIAVYQIKANKIRSFLTALGVIIGIVAITMMGTAINGIDIGFDRSLAMLGYDVVYVQKGSWSTMGSWWRYRNRPDIETRYADEINRIIADDPNSELVVAVPQMSTIQASARYRDREILQIFALGTNQDYPLTASGDLSAGRFFTAQESAAGDPVCVIGDDIATGLFPDGRVVGKSIRLRNHNVRVVGVFKKQGKFLGLFSFDNQLIMPLRAFTKVYGKTSMVTIRVKVKDEKRIPEAKDELTGLMRRIRRLPPARANDFGINEQQAFKSQLDPIKNGIAAAGIFITGMSLFVGAIGIMNITFVSVKERTREIGLRKALGARRRTILLQFLIESVMICLIGGFIGLATALSITILIQNLLPSFPVSFSPVLVVTSLVISVATGIISGLAPAITASKLDPADSLRYE, from the coding sequence ATGAATGACCGCGTCCGGCAGCTTCGATACGAGACGATCGAGAGCCTGAACATCGCTGTCTATCAGATCAAGGCGAACAAAATCCGCTCTTTCCTGACGGCGCTCGGCGTGATTATCGGCATCGTGGCGATCACCATGATGGGCACGGCGATCAATGGCATCGACATCGGCTTCGACCGCAGCCTGGCCATGCTCGGTTACGACGTAGTCTATGTGCAGAAAGGCTCCTGGAGCACGATGGGATCGTGGTGGCGCTATCGCAACCGGCCGGACATCGAAACCCGCTACGCCGACGAAATCAACCGCATCATTGCCGACGATCCGAATTCGGAGCTGGTGGTGGCCGTACCGCAGATGTCCACCATCCAGGCCTCGGCGCGCTACCGCGACCGCGAGATTCTGCAGATCTTCGCGCTCGGTACCAATCAGGACTACCCGCTGACAGCTTCGGGAGACTTGTCAGCAGGACGTTTTTTCACCGCGCAGGAGTCGGCGGCCGGTGATCCGGTCTGCGTCATCGGCGACGACATCGCCACGGGACTTTTTCCGGATGGACGGGTGGTCGGTAAATCGATCCGGTTGCGCAACCACAACGTGCGCGTGGTGGGAGTGTTCAAGAAACAGGGCAAGTTCCTCGGCCTGTTCAGCTTCGACAACCAGCTCATCATGCCGTTGCGCGCGTTCACGAAGGTGTACGGCAAGACCTCGATGGTCACCATCAGGGTCAAGGTCAAGGATGAAAAACGGATTCCCGAAGCGAAGGATGAGCTGACCGGCCTGATGCGACGCATCCGGAGGCTACCACCCGCCAGAGCCAACGATTTCGGCATCAACGAACAGCAGGCCTTCAAAAGCCAGCTCGACCCGATCAAGAACGGTATCGCGGCGGCGGGCATCTTCATCACCGGCATGTCGCTTTTTGTAGGCGCAATCGGCATTATGAACATCACCTTCGTGAGCGTCAAGGAGCGCACGCGAGAGATCGGCCTGCGCAAAGCGCTCGGCGCGCGCCGCCGCACGATTCTGTTGCAGTTTCTGATCGAGTCGGTCATGATCTGCCTGATCGGCGGCTTCATCGGGCTTGCCACTGCCCTGTCGATCACCATCCTGATTCAGAACCTGCTGCCGAGCTTCCCCGTCAGCTTCTCGCCGGTGCTCGTGGTGACCAGCCTGGTGATTTCTGTGGCGACCGGCATCATTTCTGGCCTGGCCCCGGCGATCACCGCCTCGAAGCTCGACCCGGCCGATTCACTCAGATACGAATAG
- a CDS encoding ABC transporter ATP-binding protein: MSEQPHIIRISDLCRYYTMGDQTVKALDGINLDFRKNDYAAIMGPSGSGKSTLMNILGCLDTPTSGHYELNGQNVADMDDDELARIRNREIGFVFQTFNLLSRLDCLRNVELPLIYAGVSPEERRERARQALEQVGLADRINHKPGELSGGQIQRVAIARALINNPSIILADEPTGNLDTATSHDIMEIFSKLSDAGNTIILITHEEDIARYTRRIIRLRDGKIESDSAP, translated from the coding sequence ATGAGCGAGCAGCCGCACATCATCCGGATCAGCGACCTCTGCCGCTATTACACCATGGGCGACCAGACGGTCAAGGCGCTGGACGGCATCAATCTGGACTTCCGCAAAAACGACTATGCGGCCATCATGGGCCCGTCGGGCAGCGGCAAATCGACCTTGATGAACATCCTCGGCTGCCTCGACACCCCCACCTCCGGACACTACGAGCTGAACGGCCAGAACGTGGCCGACATGGATGACGACGAGCTGGCCCGCATCCGCAACCGGGAAATCGGCTTCGTGTTCCAGACCTTCAACCTGCTCTCGCGGCTCGACTGCCTGCGCAACGTCGAGCTGCCGCTCATCTACGCCGGCGTATCGCCCGAAGAGCGCCGTGAACGGGCGCGGCAGGCGCTCGAACAGGTCGGCCTCGCTGACCGGATCAACCACAAGCCCGGCGAACTTTCAGGCGGCCAGATCCAGCGCGTGGCCATCGCGCGGGCGCTGATCAACAACCCGTCGATCATCCTTGCCGACGAGCCGACCGGCAACCTCGACACGGCCACCAGCCACGACATCATGGAGATTTTCAGCAAACTCTCCGATGCGGGCAACACCATCATTCTCATCACTCACGAAGAGGACATTGCCCGCTACACCCGCCGCATCATCCGCCTGCGCGACGGCAAAATCGAAAGCGACTCCGCGCCATGA
- a CDS encoding efflux RND transporter periplasmic adaptor subunit: MTKKQRSGKFRTIIIIAVTLLVAGGGLIFWLNTREKPIEVTTEKAFRKEVVHLVTATGKIEPEVEVAMSPDVSGEIIELPIVEGQEVKTGDLLFRIQPDIYVNQVKQSRAQLNLAKAQSLEAQARMLKAEDDFRKADILYKDKLISQTDWLSAKTNAETSQAAWKAARYSIDQNQSLLDQNEERLTKTVVRSPINGTIISLSSKSGERVVGTGQFPGTEVLKIADLDNMLLKVEVNENDIVNVQVGNPVTITVDAFGERTFKGEVSEIANSAKTQAANTQEEVTNFEVKIKILNHQRLLKPGMSGTADIETQRVPNALVVPIQSVTMRTASGKKAATPTDSSGNDNVVQVNKNQRVNDETEGVFVLEGKRVRFRKVKTGTTDNTHIIILDGLKEGEEVVSGSYGAISRELQDGSTVKLQEKR, encoded by the coding sequence ATGACAAAGAAACAGCGCTCCGGCAAGTTCCGGACTATCATCATCATCGCCGTCACGCTGCTCGTCGCCGGTGGCGGGCTCATCTTCTGGCTGAACACGCGGGAAAAACCGATCGAGGTCACGACTGAAAAGGCGTTCCGCAAGGAAGTAGTGCACCTGGTGACGGCAACCGGCAAAATCGAGCCCGAGGTGGAGGTCGCCATGTCGCCTGACGTGTCGGGTGAGATCATCGAGCTGCCGATTGTCGAGGGTCAGGAGGTCAAAACGGGCGACCTGCTCTTCCGCATCCAGCCGGACATCTACGTCAATCAGGTCAAGCAGAGCCGGGCGCAGCTCAATCTCGCCAAGGCACAAAGCCTTGAAGCGCAGGCACGGATGCTCAAGGCGGAGGACGATTTCCGCAAAGCCGACATTCTGTACAAAGACAAACTCATTTCGCAGACCGACTGGCTGTCGGCGAAGACCAACGCCGAGACGAGCCAGGCAGCCTGGAAAGCGGCCCGATATTCCATCGACCAGAACCAGAGCCTGCTCGACCAGAACGAAGAGCGCTTGACGAAAACCGTGGTGCGTTCGCCCATCAACGGCACCATTATTTCGCTGAGCAGCAAGTCCGGCGAGCGCGTGGTCGGCACCGGCCAGTTCCCCGGCACCGAGGTGCTCAAGATCGCCGATCTGGACAACATGCTGCTCAAGGTCGAGGTGAACGAAAACGACATCGTGAACGTGCAGGTCGGCAACCCGGTCACCATAACGGTCGATGCCTTCGGCGAACGCACCTTCAAAGGTGAGGTGAGCGAAATCGCCAATTCAGCCAAAACGCAGGCCGCAAACACGCAGGAGGAGGTAACCAACTTCGAGGTCAAAATCAAAATCCTCAACCACCAGCGCCTGCTCAAGCCCGGCATGAGCGGCACGGCGGATATCGAAACCCAGCGAGTGCCGAACGCACTGGTGGTGCCAATCCAAAGCGTCACCATGCGGACGGCGAGCGGCAAAAAAGCGGCGACACCAACCGATTCGTCAGGCAACGACAACGTGGTACAGGTCAACAAGAATCAACGCGTCAACGATGAAACGGAAGGCGTATTCGTGCTTGAAGGCAAACGTGTTCGTTTCAGAAAGGTCAAAACCGGTACGACCGACAACACCCATATTATTATCCTCGACGGACTGAAAGAGGGCGAAGAGGTCGTGTCGGGCAGTTACGGCGCCATCAGCCGTGAATTGCAGGACGGCAGCACCGTGAAGCTTCAGGAGAAGCGATGA
- a CDS encoding TolC family protein: MPRRYKKAENARHLQGVELLKSYGSFLPKVTSSASWVPTAVNRSYSVSSPLYGGTSTDAYKTRTESSTVDVSLTASLNLFNGLSDYAALQSALDRKKASGFSLQRAKEAVAYDVTQSYYQVLLDRELLGIAQENLKSASDLLTLTERQFNIGLKSITDLYQQQADTSNGKLEVIRAENRLRRSKLELLRRLRIDPETEITLEPVDTATLAALSPEIDLNALKATALARRADLEAEALQSNAARWDVRNTAGTRLPKLDLAFSVSTDAIDSYSMMLQGMNYDYPYPSLGKQLENGTDYALSLNLSWTIFDGFQSRYAVQSAKIAQLNKQLDYEDLKDDIQIDLQQVAEEYRAAFDQIASARTSLKAAESAFAGIQRKYELGASGFVELSASRAALFNARSSVTQALYNLALQKALLDFTAGATSIE; encoded by the coding sequence ATGCCTCGTCGATACAAAAAAGCCGAAAACGCCCGGCACCTTCAGGGCGTCGAGCTGCTGAAAAGCTATGGCAGCTTCCTGCCCAAAGTCACCTCTTCGGCCAGCTGGGTACCAACGGCGGTCAACCGCTCCTACAGCGTTTCCTCGCCCCTGTATGGCGGCACCTCCACCGACGCCTACAAAACCCGCACCGAGTCCTCGACGGTCGATGTCAGCCTGACCGCATCGCTCAACCTGTTCAACGGTCTGAGCGATTACGCGGCCCTGCAATCGGCGCTCGACCGGAAAAAGGCATCAGGATTCAGCCTCCAGCGGGCAAAGGAGGCAGTCGCTTACGACGTAACACAGAGCTACTACCAGGTGCTGCTCGATCGGGAGCTGCTCGGCATCGCCCAGGAGAACCTCAAATCGGCCAGCGACCTGTTGACCCTCACCGAGCGGCAGTTCAACATCGGCCTGAAATCGATAACCGACCTCTACCAGCAGCAGGCCGACACCAGCAACGGCAAGCTCGAAGTCATTCGGGCCGAAAACCGCCTGCGCCGAAGCAAGCTCGAACTGCTCCGGCGGCTGCGCATCGATCCGGAAACGGAAATCACGCTCGAACCGGTCGACACCGCAACGCTTGCCGCGCTCTCTCCTGAGATCGACCTGAACGCCCTGAAAGCCACCGCCCTTGCCCGCCGCGCCGACCTCGAAGCGGAGGCACTCCAGAGCAACGCCGCCCGCTGGGATGTCAGGAACACCGCCGGAACCCGCCTGCCAAAACTCGACCTGGCCTTTTCTGTAAGCACTGATGCAATCGATTCTTACTCGATGATGCTTCAGGGCATGAACTACGATTATCCCTATCCGTCTCTCGGCAAGCAGCTTGAGAACGGCACCGACTATGCGCTCTCTCTCAACCTCTCGTGGACGATCTTCGACGGCTTCCAGTCGCGCTACGCGGTCCAGTCGGCCAAAATCGCGCAGCTGAACAAGCAGCTCGATTACGAGGATTTGAAGGATGACATCCAGATCGACCTGCAGCAGGTTGCCGAAGAGTACCGGGCGGCGTTCGACCAGATCGCCTCGGCCCGTACGAGCCTGAAAGCCGCCGAATCAGCCTTCGCAGGCATTCAGCGCAAATACGAACTTGGCGCGTCCGGCTTCGTCGAACTCAGCGCGTCGCGAGCGGCGCTTTTCAACGCCCGATCTTCGGTGACACAGGCGCTCTACAACCTCGCGCTGCAAAAAGCGCTGCTCGACTTCACAGCCGGGGCCACAAGCATTGAATAG